The following coding sequences are from one Prochlorococcus sp. MIT 0604 window:
- the folB gene encoding dihydroneopterin aldolase, with the protein METFLKIENIKLWARVGVLDEERELGQLFILDIFLWTDFEKCTINDDIEKTIDYSKLVQILKDQSKKIYCYTIEKYSNEILEIINQGFKLSKVKIILTKCNPPITGFDGKVSIVRILENN; encoded by the coding sequence ATGGAAACTTTTTTAAAAATTGAGAATATTAAACTTTGGGCTAGGGTTGGTGTTCTTGATGAAGAAAGGGAATTGGGACAACTATTTATTTTAGATATATTTTTGTGGACTGATTTTGAAAAATGTACAATAAATGATGATATAGAAAAAACAATTGACTATTCAAAATTAGTTCAAATTTTAAAAGACCAATCAAAGAAAATATATTGTTACACAATTGAAAAATATTCAAACGAAATTTTAGAAATCATTAATCAGGGATTTAAGCTTTCTAAAGTTAAAATTATCTTGACAAAATGTAATCCTCCAATCACAGGTTTCGATGGGAAGGTGTCAATAGTAAGAATTCTTGAAAATAATTAA
- a CDS encoding triacylglycerol lipase, translating into MEKRNPIILIHGLWNTSSIFSSITSKLDDIGIEYFAPTLKHSYGMTSILDLTNKLNELILEKYGLEKEIDILGFSMGGIIGRYWLQKFNGHKRTRRLISIGSPHKGTLMAQLIPKYPFRGISEMKINSKFLRELANNDFFLDEIECINFFTYWDMMVFPGWWTNLNFGKKISVKVYKHRNLVRNKSVVDKIIDEIIK; encoded by the coding sequence TTGGAAAAAAGAAATCCTATTATATTGATTCATGGTCTTTGGAATACTTCAAGTATTTTTTCTTCTATTACCTCAAAACTTGATGATATTGGCATTGAATATTTTGCCCCAACTCTTAAACATTCATATGGAATGACTTCAATTCTGGATTTGACTAATAAATTAAACGAATTAATTTTAGAGAAATATGGTTTAGAAAAAGAAATAGATATTTTAGGATTTTCTATGGGAGGAATAATTGGTAGATACTGGCTTCAAAAATTTAATGGGCATAAAAGAACAAGAAGATTAATATCTATAGGTTCCCCTCACAAAGGAACTTTGATGGCTCAATTAATACCTAAATACCCCTTTAGAGGAATATCAGAAATGAAAATAAATAGTAAGTTTTTAAGAGAACTAGCAAATAATGATTTTTTTCTTGATGAAATTGAGTGTATAAATTTCTTTACTTATTGGGATATGATGGTTTTCCCTGGCTGGTGGACAAATTTAAATTTTGGGAAAAAAATATCAGTAAAAGTATATAAACATAGAAACCTTGTAAGAAATAAATCTGTGGTTGACAAAATAATCGATGAAATTATTAAGTAG
- a CDS encoding translocation/assembly module TamB domain-containing protein yields the protein MLLPLGFLGSFLLNNFLKETYSSRKLELEESIENFLDKNIDLGDYVGIRFLGISLGNSKINDKKNIDSEIKAKNVYVGIMPFRSLLKQKWIVKISPNEAAINIDRDFFKRDKSYRNDLITKKSQSNYELNFNLNKYSILNLKKSGFKTKVKGNVIYKSKNREIIANVKSNFDEKGFLKFKFNTKLNKDFLSLELFSRGLDLENSNYIIGNRKISFKKGNFKSNFKFNKLPNETSCKGRFSFTNLKIKSEAFSENINSDSTNFVCKDNNLIGNSEKLNYGTLTSNFNLNVPFNRSSNSIDLKGSIGYINSLNPDIQLLGNIPYWFDRRGINFGDIDTSFKINRTQLSNLNIFRKNDIRGFITAKGELKGKISDPDISINFNLDYPHFKGIRIREIWEGDIKNENNKFLLNMKNRYSPIPSFLSINFNSDLKINNANFVRVFNSNKGTIGIVKEGDVYSWRADNFPLDELELSIDKNQFDRIDGIINGKGSISSDQSYIDGRIAWSLGKYGNINLANSLFDFRVEDNSFYINSSLYPIDGGIIEVEYNSSKNNLINSEFKDISTRWTILTAVDIFNFDNKKFIPLSKSNILDDLEINKENKSFKERIDFINNFIENSNLLEDKFNLQKYLNKFRSRYNGKITIQGDRPANYKLNAKLNGYLDVSKDVYNKNKEEFSIDLEGGLLTGKGSLKIKKFPISAANIFLNKPRDFLGGLDMNIVYDLDIKSFSSNIFSNGSSIKNNKIIFDKGLVKFNNSIFDIDFSLIVNDSEIPINIEGSIPINKSDKLDLRFIGNGKFIELIDIFADEYFTFKEGDVNLRVILKGTLNKPLLNGFFVVKDSEIEFLNNRIKDINSTIIFDFDSLEINNLQANADDSGEIFVKGSLPFYSQNDSEEAEINLITNRFTLKKGNFNFLIDSDLDLSGSFESPVLGGSLSFNNGFINFNSTNQNNKNENNLIRKEDKKDWPELYWNNNENIEIISNETILNSVLLGETLPNYLDNLSFNNLKLKLGPDFKLQYSELVQAYLDTRLDLNINGKVGKDLNARGLIYLKKGRANLYTTPFKLDKNKDNYILFASRSGVVPFINFSLVSKVPDSIIPISQNNQDSNLSGDLDVNATSSGLGSFGIGNSRLIKIEASYEGFLDQLSFADENRRIQLRSTPSYNRSQIIGLIGGNSANLINRAFISQLNNADAFSERFQLSLYPALIENNDSLNNIFSNENLDIDNDDQSSSNEEFSSQAWVAEIGLDITDAINFAFQTVPGREDISPLGILTFQANPNLELLGSFDSNGDWKSQVQLFFRY from the coding sequence ATGCTCTTACCCTTAGGTTTTTTAGGCTCTTTTTTATTAAATAATTTTTTAAAAGAAACTTATAGTTCTAGGAAATTAGAGCTTGAAGAAAGTATTGAGAATTTTTTAGATAAAAATATTGATTTAGGTGATTATGTTGGGATTAGATTTTTAGGTATTTCTTTGGGGAATTCAAAAATTAATGATAAAAAAAATATAGATTCTGAAATTAAAGCCAAAAATGTATATGTGGGCATTATGCCTTTTAGATCTTTGCTAAAACAAAAATGGATTGTAAAAATAAGTCCTAATGAAGCCGCTATAAATATAGATAGAGATTTTTTTAAAAGGGATAAATCTTATAGAAATGATCTAATTACAAAAAAATCACAATCAAACTATGAATTGAATTTTAACTTAAATAAATATTCAATTCTAAATCTTAAAAAATCAGGATTTAAAACAAAAGTAAAAGGTAACGTTATTTATAAGTCAAAGAATAGAGAAATTATTGCAAATGTAAAATCAAATTTTGATGAAAAAGGTTTTTTAAAATTTAAATTTAATACAAAATTAAATAAAGACTTTTTATCTCTTGAGTTATTTTCTAGGGGTTTAGATCTTGAGAATTCTAACTATATTATTGGGAATAGAAAAATTAGTTTTAAAAAAGGAAATTTTAAATCTAACTTTAAATTTAATAAATTACCAAATGAAACATCTTGCAAAGGAAGATTTTCTTTTACTAATTTAAAAATAAAATCGGAAGCTTTCTCAGAGAATATAAATTCAGATTCAACTAATTTTGTTTGTAAAGATAATAATTTAATTGGTAATTCAGAAAAATTAAATTATGGAACGTTAACTTCAAACTTTAATCTAAATGTGCCATTTAATAGAAGTTCTAATAGTATTGATCTAAAAGGAAGTATTGGATATATTAATAGCCTCAATCCAGATATCCAATTATTGGGTAATATTCCCTATTGGTTTGATAGAAGAGGTATTAATTTTGGTGATATAGATACTAGTTTTAAAATAAATAGAACTCAATTATCTAATTTAAATATTTTCCGAAAAAATGATATAAGGGGTTTCATTACTGCTAAAGGAGAATTAAAAGGAAAAATTTCTGATCCTGATATTTCGATAAACTTTAATCTTGATTACCCGCACTTTAAAGGTATTCGCATTAGAGAAATATGGGAGGGAGATATTAAAAATGAAAATAATAAATTTCTGCTAAATATGAAGAATAGATATTCTCCAATCCCTTCATTTCTCTCAATCAATTTTAATTCTGATCTTAAAATAAATAATGCAAATTTTGTAAGAGTTTTTAATTCAAATAAAGGTACTATAGGCATCGTCAAAGAGGGTGATGTTTATAGTTGGAGAGCGGATAATTTTCCTCTTGATGAACTTGAATTATCTATAGACAAAAATCAATTCGATAGAATTGATGGAATTATTAATGGTAAGGGATCAATTTCGTCAGACCAGTCATATATTGATGGGCGAATTGCTTGGAGTTTAGGTAAATATGGGAATATTAATCTCGCCAATTCATTATTTGATTTCCGCGTCGAAGATAATTCTTTTTATATAAACTCTTCATTGTATCCAATCGATGGAGGAATAATTGAAGTCGAATATAATTCAAGTAAAAATAATCTAATTAATTCAGAATTCAAGGATATAAGCACTAGATGGACTATCCTTACCGCTGTTGATATTTTTAACTTTGATAATAAAAAATTTATTCCTTTAAGTAAATCCAATATTTTGGATGATTTGGAAATAAATAAAGAAAATAAATCATTTAAAGAAAGGATTGATTTTATAAATAACTTTATTGAAAATAGTAATTTGCTAGAGGATAAATTTAATTTGCAAAAATATTTAAATAAATTTAGAAGTAGATACAATGGAAAAATTACTATTCAGGGCGATAGACCAGCAAATTATAAATTGAATGCAAAATTAAATGGCTATCTCGATGTATCTAAAGACGTCTATAACAAGAATAAAGAGGAATTTTCTATTGATTTAGAAGGTGGATTATTAACAGGGAAAGGTTCCTTAAAAATTAAAAAATTTCCAATAAGTGCAGCAAATATCTTTTTAAATAAACCAAGAGATTTCCTTGGAGGATTAGATATGAATATAGTTTATGATCTTGATATAAAATCTTTTTCTAGCAATATTTTTTCCAATGGTTCATCAATTAAAAATAATAAAATAATATTTGATAAAGGACTAGTTAAATTTAATAATTCTATTTTTGATATTGATTTTTCCCTTATAGTAAATGATTCTGAAATCCCAATTAATATTGAAGGCTCAATACCTATAAATAAATCTGATAAATTAGATCTAAGATTTATTGGGAATGGAAAATTTATTGAATTAATAGATATTTTTGCTGATGAATACTTTACCTTTAAAGAAGGTGATGTAAATCTAAGAGTTATCCTAAAAGGAACCTTAAATAAACCTCTACTAAATGGATTTTTCGTAGTTAAAGATTCTGAAATTGAATTTTTAAACAATAGAATAAAAGATATTAATAGCACAATAATCTTTGATTTTGACTCTTTAGAGATCAATAATCTACAAGCTAATGCTGATGATTCTGGAGAAATTTTTGTAAAAGGTTCTTTGCCTTTTTACAGTCAGAATGATTCTGAGGAGGCAGAAATTAATTTAATAACTAATAGATTTACTTTAAAGAAAGGTAATTTTAATTTTTTAATAGATTCAGATCTCGATTTAAGTGGATCATTTGAAAGTCCTGTTTTGGGAGGTTCTCTATCTTTTAATAATGGATTTATTAATTTTAATAGCACCAATCAAAACAATAAAAATGAAAATAATCTTATAAGAAAAGAGGATAAAAAAGATTGGCCAGAACTTTACTGGAATAATAATGAAAATATTGAAATAATTTCAAATGAAACAATCTTGAATTCAGTTCTTTTGGGAGAAACTTTGCCTAATTATTTGGATAATTTGAGTTTTAATAATCTTAAATTAAAACTTGGTCCAGATTTTAAACTTCAATATTCAGAATTAGTTCAAGCTTATTTAGATACCAGATTAGACCTTAATATAAACGGAAAAGTAGGAAAAGATTTAAATGCTAGAGGTCTAATTTATCTTAAAAAAGGTAGAGCTAATCTATATACCACTCCATTTAAACTTGATAAAAATAAAGACAATTATATTTTATTTGCATCTAGAAGTGGTGTTGTTCCATTTATTAATTTTTCTCTGGTTAGTAAAGTTCCAGATTCTATAATACCTATAAGTCAAAATAATCAGGATTCAAACCTCTCAGGTGATCTTGATGTTAATGCTACTTCAAGTGGTTTGGGATCATTTGGGATTGGTAATTCAAGGCTTATCAAAATTGAAGCATCTTATGAAGGATTTTTAGATCAATTATCATTTGCTGATGAAAATAGAAGAATCCAATTAAGGAGCACGCCAAGTTATAACAGATCACAAATAATTGGTTTGATTGGAGGTAACTCTGCAAATTTAATTAATAGAGCATTCATTTCTCAACTTAATAATGCTGATGCATTTAGTGAAAGATTTCAGTTATCTCTATATCCAGCGTTAATAGAAAATAATGATTCATTAAATAATATTTTTTCAAATGAAAATTTAGATATAGACAATGATGATCAATCATCTTCTAATGAAGAATTTTCTTCTCAAGCTTGGGTAGCCGAAATAGGTCTTGATATTACTGATGCGATAAATTTTGCCTTTCAAACTGTTCCAGGTAGAGAAGATATTTCACCTTTAGGAATTTTGACTTTTCAGGCAAATCCAAACCTAGAATTATTAGGTTCTTTTGATTCCAATGGGGATTGGAAAAGTCAAGTTCAATTATTTTTTAGATATTAA
- a CDS encoding glutamate-5-semialdehyde dehydrogenase — protein sequence MANIFEVPQPGNDLLEKAEKVRFASIKISQTENQNRIKALNFMADYLEKNSKEILEANNEDYSNAEKKGISSALLSRLKLSKSKLNSGIEGVRKVGDLTDPVNQVQIKRELAEGLILERKTVPIGVLGVIFESRPDAVMQISSLAIRSGNGVMLKGGSEANLTNTSIVKALQEGLDESGLDKNAICLLTSRKDSMAMLNLEKYINLIIPRGSNELVKFIQENTKIPVLGHADGICHLFIDIEANLEMALSVALDSKIQYPAACNAIETLLVHKDIAPAFLERAIPLFNSNDVKLIGDKRSLELGLNYEASLEDWGTEYLDLILSIKIVDDLEEAITHIQKYSSKHTDGIITENSNTANKFMNVVDSSGVFHNCSTRFADGFRYGFGAEVGISTQTLPPRGPVGLEGLVTYKYFLKGVGNIVDDFSSGKAIYTHKDL from the coding sequence ATGGCTAATATCTTTGAAGTCCCACAACCCGGTAATGATCTTTTAGAAAAAGCTGAGAAAGTTCGTTTTGCGTCAATAAAAATAAGTCAGACTGAAAATCAAAATCGAATTAAAGCCTTAAATTTTATGGCTGATTATCTAGAAAAAAATTCTAAAGAAATATTAGAGGCTAATAATGAGGATTATTCAAATGCAGAAAAAAAAGGTATTTCTAGCGCTTTACTTTCTAGATTAAAGTTATCAAAATCAAAATTAAATTCAGGGATTGAAGGAGTAAGAAAAGTTGGCGATTTGACTGATCCTGTAAATCAAGTCCAAATAAAAAGAGAGCTTGCAGAGGGATTGATCTTAGAAAGAAAGACTGTGCCAATTGGAGTCTTAGGGGTTATTTTTGAATCAAGGCCAGATGCCGTAATGCAGATTAGTTCTTTAGCAATAAGATCGGGTAATGGAGTAATGCTAAAGGGAGGTAGTGAAGCCAATTTAACAAATACTTCAATAGTGAAAGCATTACAAGAAGGTCTAGATGAATCAGGTCTTGATAAAAATGCAATATGTTTATTAACCAGCAGGAAAGATAGTATGGCGATGTTAAATCTTGAGAAATATATTAATTTAATCATTCCAAGAGGAAGTAATGAATTAGTTAAATTTATTCAGGAGAATACAAAAATTCCTGTGCTAGGACATGCTGATGGAATTTGTCACTTGTTCATAGATATTGAGGCAAATTTAGAGATGGCTTTATCAGTTGCTTTGGACAGCAAAATTCAATATCCGGCAGCATGTAATGCTATCGAAACTTTATTAGTCCATAAAGATATCGCACCAGCTTTTTTAGAAAGGGCTATCCCTCTTTTTAATTCTAATGATGTTAAATTAATCGGAGATAAGAGATCTCTTGAATTAGGGTTAAATTATGAGGCTAGCCTAGAAGATTGGGGAACTGAATATTTGGATTTAATTCTATCGATAAAAATTGTTGATGATCTTGAGGAGGCAATCACACATATTCAAAAATATAGTTCAAAACATACAGATGGAATAATTACTGAAAATTCAAATACTGCCAATAAATTTATGAATGTAGTTGATAGTTCAGGTGTTTTTCATAATTGCTCTACTAGGTTCGCAGATGGGTTTAGATATGGATTTGGCGCTGAAGTTGGCATATCTACTCAAACTCTTCCTCCAAGGGGACCTGTAGGTCTAGAAGGTTTGGTAACTTATAAATATTTCCTAAAAGGTGTTGGGAATATAGTTGATGATTTTTCATCAGGAAAGGCTATCTATACGCATAAAGATCTTTAA
- a CDS encoding CocE/NonD family hydrolase codes for MSGSRWFDKSLVLRDGVRLISRIWLPNNNGPWPALLMRQPYGREIASTITYSHPEWWASKGYMVIIQDVRGMGSSEGIFNGFSQEASDTTETHEWVRSLKECNGKLGLYGFSYQGFTQLTGDLNSKPPDCLSPAMTGMNIKDHWCSDGGAYWWHNNIAWGLQIAALKMKRENKLLEWEKIRLALENKSYLREGIDTLKKYDPNSFVLEWLKNLNNARPFEEFKPISTWIKQPMLIIGGLWDPHLKGAFDLYKKSKDAGGSPEIIIGNATHLNWWEGSQESLLKFFDKHLKLDEKLNSKNFKDEKKIWNISLNKWEELDNKFHPEFIFGLKSDGTANIEVEDGSLTINSKGSGWFTIVNDPWRPTPSDGGHLGPNPGKFNRSIIDKRLDVGVFQTNSFEEDQYLRGVPTLEIQVKSDQPNFDICLALSLVEEGNEKANQFSTGFLRVKNSKINEECIYQITMQPTNICLIKDSKLRLSISAAAYPAIGVNPGFEEGNIGAPSANHRVITLSFSLKRTFMKMTPFFS; via the coding sequence ATGTCTGGTTCAAGATGGTTCGACAAGTCTCTAGTACTTAGAGATGGAGTAAGACTTATATCCAGGATTTGGTTACCTAATAATAATGGGCCATGGCCTGCATTATTGATGAGACAACCATATGGCAGGGAAATAGCTTCAACTATTACCTATTCTCACCCAGAATGGTGGGCTTCCAAAGGATATATGGTAATAATTCAAGATGTTAGAGGTATGGGTTCTTCTGAAGGAATTTTCAACGGTTTTTCTCAAGAAGCTAGCGATACTACAGAAACACATGAATGGGTAAGGTCTCTAAAAGAATGTAATGGGAAACTTGGCTTATATGGTTTTTCATATCAAGGATTTACTCAACTAACTGGTGATTTAAATTCAAAGCCGCCCGATTGTTTATCTCCAGCAATGACTGGGATGAATATTAAGGATCATTGGTGCTCAGATGGAGGAGCATATTGGTGGCATAACAATATTGCATGGGGACTTCAAATCGCAGCACTTAAGATGAAAAGAGAAAATAAATTACTTGAGTGGGAAAAGATAAGATTAGCCTTAGAAAATAAAAGTTATTTAAGGGAAGGAATTGACACTTTAAAAAAATATGATCCTAATAGCTTTGTTTTGGAATGGCTTAAAAATTTAAATAATGCTCGCCCATTTGAAGAATTTAAACCAATTTCAACATGGATAAAACAACCTATGTTAATTATTGGAGGACTTTGGGATCCACATTTAAAAGGTGCCTTTGATCTTTATAAAAAATCTAAAGACGCTGGTGGAAGCCCAGAGATTATTATTGGGAATGCGACACATCTAAATTGGTGGGAGGGATCACAAGAATCTTTATTAAAATTTTTTGATAAACATTTAAAATTAGATGAAAAATTAAATTCTAAGAATTTTAAAGACGAGAAAAAAATATGGAATATTTCATTAAATAAATGGGAAGAATTAGATAATAAATTTCACCCTGAATTTATTTTTGGACTCAAAAGCGATGGCACGGCAAATATAGAGGTTGAAGATGGAAGTCTGACCATAAATTCAAAAGGATCAGGATGGTTCACAATTGTTAATGACCCATGGAGGCCTACTCCATCTGACGGTGGTCATTTAGGTCCAAATCCAGGAAAGTTTAATAGAAGTATTATTGATAAACGCCTGGATGTAGGTGTTTTTCAAACCAATTCTTTTGAAGAAGATCAATATTTAAGAGGAGTTCCCACTTTAGAAATCCAAGTAAAAAGTGATCAGCCCAATTTTGATATCTGCCTTGCTTTATCTCTAGTTGAAGAAGGTAATGAAAAGGCGAATCAATTTTCAACAGGATTCTTAAGGGTTAAAAACTCCAAAATAAATGAAGAATGCATTTATCAAATAACAATGCAGCCAACAAATATTTGTTTGATTAAAGATAGCAAGCTTCGCTTATCTATATCTGCAGCAGCTTATCCCGCTATTGGTGTTAATCCTGGATTTGAGGAGGGAAATATTGGAGCCCCATCAGCAAATCATAGAGTTATTACTCTCAGTTTTAGCCTTAAAAGAACATTTATGAAAATGACCCCTTTTTTTTCTTAA
- a CDS encoding DUF4332 domain-containing protein has translation MESKTFLDYLPINFRHEKSFFIQNNLTDFEKLSNLSDLDINEIQRKSSLCTLNNLKKIRAIAIFKKEIGISPPQAYLLLHCGISSLKSLSQSTPYELERKIGRLERNLRVKTDTDRTFTLLKEWIKKASQIDKSIGNL, from the coding sequence ATGGAAAGTAAAACCTTTTTAGATTATTTGCCAATTAATTTTAGACATGAGAAATCTTTTTTTATTCAAAATAATCTAACTGACTTTGAAAAATTAAGTAATCTTTCGGACTTAGATATAAATGAGATTCAAAGAAAATCTTCACTATGTACATTGAATAATCTTAAGAAAATTAGAGCTATAGCTATATTTAAAAAAGAAATTGGAATTTCTCCACCGCAAGCATATCTACTTTTGCATTGCGGTATATCTTCTCTTAAATCATTATCACAATCTACCCCTTACGAATTAGAACGCAAAATTGGTAGATTAGAAAGAAATCTTAGAGTAAAAACTGATACAGATAGAACTTTTACTCTCTTAAAAGAATGGATTAAAAAAGCTAGTCAAATCGACAAATCTATTGGAAATCTTTGA
- a CDS encoding DUF2518 family protein — translation MSFFELLENTPKIFGLFGIFLFICTIAAFIFNFGFKFRIIGATIFSLLLSLSSWAFIQSYSEKVVIEGAKYVPIVYDNGFDLIIAKADDAFPEESIEATLDQLSENLRKGSRSGANVKIKIRKLEKISEGVSKPVVIGEVQKNVKMN, via the coding sequence ATGTCTTTTTTTGAACTATTAGAGAACACACCCAAAATTTTTGGATTGTTTGGAATATTTCTATTCATTTGCACAATAGCAGCTTTTATATTTAATTTTGGTTTTAAATTTCGAATAATTGGAGCAACTATCTTTTCATTATTACTTTCATTGAGTAGTTGGGCATTTATACAAAGTTACTCTGAAAAGGTTGTAATAGAAGGTGCAAAATATGTTCCAATTGTTTATGACAATGGGTTCGATCTGATTATTGCTAAAGCAGATGATGCCTTCCCAGAAGAATCTATTGAAGCAACTTTAGACCAATTATCGGAAAACTTAAGGAAAGGTAGCAGATCTGGTGCGAATGTAAAAATAAAGATAAGAAAACTTGAAAAAATTTCAGAGGGTGTAAGTAAACCAGTGGTTATAGGAGAAGTTCAGAAAAATGTCAAAATGAATTAG
- a CDS encoding M3 family metallopeptidase translates to MDTSIFKYGELPEFKKFTPESINKEFPVVLEKIAKDFKNIEKNLSNYLIRNDLNWDNLINPLNEVNEVLRWSWGVISHLNAVNNSESLRDIYSKFLPEIISLSNKFGQSKIIYNSLVKLKETNNFDQIKNRILDKEILEMQHRGISLQKNDQLEFNNISEKLGKLSTDFSNNVLDATNKWFLILNKKSEVDGLPERVLELMAISAQNHLKKDEKVDIKNGPWKLSLDIPTYTSFMTYATDRNLREKLYKAFVGRASQGEKNNSQIIEEILSLRTKQANLLGYKSWAELSLSTKMAKEIKNVENLLEELREPAFKTAKIELETLDKFSKANGFPKSQIIEPWDISYWSELLRKEKLNLDQESLRPWFPLNDVLKGLFKLSEKLFEIKVVEATDEAPLWNDDVLFFNILNKENDKIASFYLDPYSRPESKRGGAWMDECLNKNNVGEKTLPVAYLVCNQTPPSKDKPSLMSFEEVQTLFHEFGHGLQHMLTTVNLPQAAGINNVEWDAVELPSQFMENWCFHKNTLMNIAKHYKTGEKLSDENFEKLLKNRTFNCGMATLRQLHFAITDLRLHSSIDKNKGKTADEIRREIAKQTTVIEPIQEDHFLCCFSHIFAGGYSAGYYSYKWAEVLSADAFSMFEEADLENPEDLRLIGKKFKDTILSLGGSLPPLDIFKLFRGREPQTDSLIRHLGLSGAT, encoded by the coding sequence ATGGATACCTCAATTTTTAAATATGGAGAATTACCAGAATTTAAAAAATTTACTCCCGAAAGCATAAATAAAGAATTCCCAGTAGTTCTAGAAAAGATAGCTAAAGATTTTAAAAACATAGAGAAAAATTTATCTAACTATTTGATTCGCAATGATTTAAATTGGGATAATTTAATAAATCCCTTAAATGAAGTCAATGAAGTTCTTAGATGGAGTTGGGGAGTAATAAGTCACCTAAATGCAGTAAATAATTCTGAAAGTCTAAGAGACATTTATTCAAAATTTCTTCCAGAGATTATTAGCTTGAGTAATAAATTCGGACAAAGTAAAATAATATACAATTCTTTAGTCAAGCTTAAAGAGACAAATAACTTTGATCAAATCAAAAACAGAATTTTGGATAAAGAAATCCTTGAGATGCAACATAGAGGAATTTCACTACAAAAGAATGATCAATTGGAATTCAACAACATTTCAGAAAAGCTTGGAAAGCTATCAACAGACTTCAGCAATAATGTTCTTGATGCAACAAATAAATGGTTTCTAATTTTAAATAAAAAATCTGAAGTCGATGGCCTTCCTGAACGCGTACTTGAATTAATGGCAATTTCTGCGCAAAACCATTTAAAAAAAGATGAAAAAGTCGATATCAAAAATGGTCCTTGGAAATTAAGTCTAGATATTCCAACCTATACTTCATTTATGACATATGCCACCGACCGTAACCTTAGAGAGAAACTATATAAGGCATTCGTTGGTAGGGCATCTCAAGGAGAAAAAAATAATTCTCAAATCATTGAAGAGATATTATCTCTTAGAACTAAACAAGCTAATCTTCTCGGTTATAAAAGTTGGGCAGAACTAAGTTTGTCAACGAAAATGGCGAAAGAAATTAAAAATGTTGAAAACCTTTTAGAAGAATTAAGAGAACCAGCATTCAAAACCGCAAAAATTGAATTAGAAACTCTCGATAAGTTTTCTAAAGCTAATGGATTTCCAAAATCACAGATTATCGAGCCATGGGATATTAGTTATTGGTCCGAACTTCTTAGAAAAGAAAAGCTCAATTTGGATCAAGAGTCTTTGAGACCTTGGTTCCCACTAAATGATGTTTTAAAAGGTTTATTTAAATTAAGTGAAAAGCTCTTTGAAATTAAAGTAGTCGAGGCAACTGATGAGGCACCTTTGTGGAATGATGACGTTTTATTTTTTAATATCCTCAATAAAGAAAATGACAAAATAGCATCATTTTACCTAGATCCATATTCGAGGCCTGAATCAAAGAGGGGAGGAGCTTGGATGGATGAATGTTTGAATAAAAATAATGTTGGCGAAAAGACCCTCCCGGTAGCTTATCTCGTATGTAATCAGACTCCACCATCAAAAGATAAACCTAGTTTGATGAGTTTTGAAGAAGTTCAGACACTTTTCCATGAATTTGGTCATGGTCTTCAACACATGCTTACTACTGTAAATCTTCCTCAAGCAGCTGGCATCAACAACGTTGAGTGGGATGCAGTCGAACTTCCAAGTCAATTTATGGAAAACTGGTGTTTTCATAAAAATACTCTTATGAATATTGCTAAGCACTACAAAACAGGAGAAAAGTTATCCGATGAGAATTTTGAGAAGCTCCTAAAGAATAGAACTTTTAATTGTGGTATGGCTACTCTTAGACAACTACATTTTGCAATTACTGACCTCAGATTACACAGTAGTATTGATAAAAACAAAGGTAAAACAGCAGATGAAATAAGAAGAGAAATTGCAAAACAAACTACTGTTATTGAACCAATTCAAGAAGATCACTTTCTCTGTTGTTTTAGTCATATATTTGCAGGCGGATATTCTGCAGGATATTACTCATATAAATGGGCTGAAGTTCTAAGTGCTGATGCGTTTTCAATGTTTGAAGAAGCTGATCTAGAAAACCCTGAAGATTTAAGGTTAATAGGAAAGAAATTTAAAGATACAATACTCAGCTTAGGAGGAAGCTTACCTCCATTAGATATATTTAAACTATTCAGGGGAAGAGAGCCACAAACTGATTCCTTAATAAGGCACTTAGGTCTATCTGGAGCTACTTAA